From the Scyliorhinus torazame isolate Kashiwa2021f unplaced genomic scaffold, sScyTor2.1 scaffold_532, whole genome shotgun sequence genome, the window ttttatgggatgtgagtgtcacgggcaaaccagtttggttgcccattcctaattgtccttaaacttgagtggcttgctaggcaattcagaattaaccacatttcagTGAGTTAGCTGGATCAGGTAACgcaggtacagactcgatgggccgaatggtctccttctgcactgtagattctatgattaattccgaccttgggtcactgtctctgtggagttttcctgcgtctgcgtagatttcctttccgggtgctctggtttcctcccacagtccaagaatgtgcagattaggtggattggctgtgctaaattgtccctgggaggtgttacggggatagggtggggaatttgccaaggtagggtgctctttcagagggttgctatggactcgatgggccgaatggcctccttatgcacaatggggattctatgattctacattggatccaatgatgtgttcactcacacactgcagcctgacgcttattattggaacagacaatgtgtttgttactctcaaagtgagtgaatcctttgctgtttatcctctgggccccatctccactattagtGTCTAATTGTCctactgagactctcactgttattattggacattCAGCGCACAGtctgagcctgtggccgctctcaccatctgTAACCGTCATAATGTctgggtgattgacggcagctccagaCCAATAGGAGGTGGAGAGGCAGGATTGGAGGACCGACCGAGAGCGGctagtcctccaaccaatcggagtgaatgaggggtggggcccattgtgattgaagcatgcgctgtGTGGGTAATGAAGATGCAGAAGGGCTGTGTCTTCAGATCCGAAATCGTGAGGGGCGGGGCGGCGGGCATGAGcgatcatcctggaccagggagcaggaggagagaatgttgtgaatttctatcctggactgacagtgattaattttggaaactccttttacaggggattagtaggggagggTTTATACTCAGcaaattcaaaccgggagaaatatttatctttcccgaattttatttctggactgacagtgatgcctttgtaatcTTCTTTCACAGGGACTTAGCTAGGGTTTCGCAGACAGGAAattcacaaccaatcctcacatcaattctgacagcaccattcacgttatcaggacctggagattatcgacctttgtgtgtaagcattgaattccatatcattatcactcactgtgtaaaatttcttcctcatatcctccctgtagatcttgctcacaaccttaaatctgtgtcccataattcttttacaatctactgatgggaacagATTGATTTATCTTTTTTCCGGGTTTGCTGTTATCGCTTCCGGTGCCAGGGTCATGCCAGATGGTCCGTCCAGATTCCACTCCGTTATTGTGTATTTATAGCGGTTGAATGgacttggaccagtccatttccaGTTCCAGTACACAAGTGAAGTCTCCGCCAAGCATTGATTGACGTGTATCCAGTTCTGGGATGGATCCCaaccattttttttttacaaatgccaGATCGGCCCAGTTAGGGGCTTAGCCATTCACTAGCACCCAGTGACCCACTGCCCACCACGTAACTCTCATTAGTGTCCTCAATGATCCCAGTGACCGAAAGAGGAATCTTTATTGATTAGAATTGCAGCAGCTCGAGCCCttcgtcaaagcccgagtgaaacacttggctcacccctccgcagtctggtctgatctctaacctgcaagtgagtctcctgcaagaacaccacaccagcatttTGATTCTTTAGGTGAGCGAAAACCCTTGACCTTCACTGGTCCACTCAATCCCCTTGCGTTCCAGGTGACCAGCTGAATCAAGGGTCTCTGCACCAGCCCCCATCAcggaatcagccatttccaccgtgaGGTCTATCCAGCAAATCTTCAAAAAGTACAGGCCAAGGGTCCACCCAAGatgaccgccacacacacacatcttcagagtaaaacaaaaacagtttTATAGTCTTCATCAGcaaagtaacccccctcccccatttttcaCCAACGTCCCACCGAGACACACaaatctatctccccccccccccccccccccggctgagcttGTCGAACCAGCCAAAACTGGTTCACCggctgcagcccccctccccccccccccccccatctcactcccactcaccagCTGACTGCTGGCAGGGCAGCTCCTCTCAGGACAACAAGAAAATAAAAACAACAATGTTGCCCACTTGAGAATAAAATGTgccgtcaccccccacccctccccatagaTCTATGTTGTGCTTTGTAAAGAAAATCTCTCTTCATCTCCACACAGAAAAACAATCTTTCAGAAAATGTCAAAACTATAGACAGGATATCACaacactcaccccaccccacagggAACGTACATCTTGTCCAATACAGATAACTGGCCCCAGTCCATGCTTTACAATAAAGGCATTCGCCCCCTCCAGTGTCGCTAAATGTAATTCTTTGGACCCATTTGTCACCcgcagctttgccgggtataccaccCCGAATCAAACTACTTTCTTACACAGAGCATCCTGAACCTTATTAAAGGCTGCTCGCTTCCTCACCAGCTCGGctcccacatcctggtaaatcctcacttggataactgagtgaatcccttcccacactcagaacaggtgaatggtctgtcgCTGGTGTGATTGAGGTGATGGATTTCCAGCtcacatggggatctgaatcccttcccactgtccccacatgaaaaatgaaatgaaaatcgcttattgtcacaagtaggcttcaaatgaagttactgtgagaaacccctagtcgccacattccggcgcctgttcaggaggctggtacgggaattgaaccgtgctgctggcctgccatggtctgctttaaaagccagctatttagccctgtgctaaaccagctcctgtttCCACGGTTTCAGCATGCTGTTGGTGTCCTTGTCCCTCTCCACGTTTGATGATCAGttgaataataaactttattagtgtcacaaataggcttacattaacactgcaatgatgactgagaaaatcccttagtcgccacactccggcgtctgttcgggtaatcagagggagaattcagaatgtccaaatcaccaaacaagcaggtttttggggacttgtgggaggaaacaggaacacccggaggaaacctacacagacacggggagattgtgcagactccgcacagacaatgatccaagccgggaatcgaacccaggtccctggtgctgtgaatcgacaatgttacccactgtgctatcgtggtgCCCTTGTCTCCACAGAAGCAtgagtacggtctctccccgctctgGTTTGATGTTTCAGATTGTCCAGTACCGATGACAACTCAGGATTCAGGCGGTAGGGTGGAAATCCTCAGCCGGTCAAATTCGGTCGGGTGAggcatgagggagggatggagccggcgCATGGGTCAGTaggcttcataaacactccgtgtagCCCGAAGCCCCGAATACGAAGCTAGGATACAGCAGTTGAACTGGCGAAAGCTGCTCGTCTTTTCCCCGAGACAGGCCTGAGTGGACGAAGTGTGGGGCCGGGTGAATGCGGAGGGAGCGATAGCCCCGGCTTAGCTccacctcccattcactctgattggctggaggaccagccgctcataTTTGGTCTTCCAGGCCCGTCGCCTCTTCCTATTGGTCTGAACCTGCCGTCAAATCAGTcgccgggcattgtgagctggagcaaacccttcacaatcattgtcagctccctggtttgcagctgcggggcttctccctccctcccgggaacaggcccaggttaacgggcaccatcctgcttcagacactggaggatggttcacatcagaggatgggggaggggggataataaataagagcttacactttgcactcaaatcaatgaggactctgatctctggcaaggaaggaaaccctggcaggtgggcggggaggattcacaaacacccgctggaggccccaaacccccaataagacccattggttttattgtcagtctgcagacaggagctggagaactgaacccaggcagaggagagggagggagaaaactgggagtggaggaaagagatggtgagatgggtttggatttcagcccaaggaggagggagagtgtgtgggatgggcatttacagctttgggggaacaagagtggaaaaaatgttccagagaaacttgaattgcctgttcagaatttctatcctggactgaccgtGATGGCTTATGTAAACTCCTTTCACAGGGGGTTAGTATTGGAGAATTTGCACAgaacaaactgaacccaacagaaaggtttgtctctttgcgaattctatcctgcattgacagtgatgacttttgtaacatgagagattacagcgatcaggaaagattaaatggagtgGGGCCTTTTTTCTATCGACAACAACAAATTTAGCAGTGACCTGCTATAAATCTTTTAAATTATCAGTAGTTTGGAGAGGGGCGATGTGAGAGAGTCCAAAACCAGGgaccatcaataaacaacaagtcataaatacaagatagttacgaaTAAATCCAAGGGGGCAATACGGACAAATTTATTTATCACGTTGAGAATatgcaactcattaccatggaaaggagttgaggaaagtgctgagatgttttcaaaaggaaacggggcaagcacatgagagaaaatggaatcgaaaatcagctgaaaggctcagtcggagatgtgtgccgaatattgacagcagcagaatctgtgacagaatggcctgtttgtgtcttatatattcacagtatttcaatgtaatctccttttacagaatatttgcagatgtaaacatcatgttgagatctgacagagtcacttgattcatcaggaccggcctttcaacgtggaaggagaaatgtttgtctgttttgtctttcggaaaaaaattcaaaaatcgctgtgattggaaaagcaccgagacacagacatctaagtaattttccacagttagctggaactgagctttaaccaatcacacagcatgaaattaaattgcagcatttacatcagggagacaccgtactcaggcttcaactgatgatccaagttggagagacaaggacattcgcaccaaaggaGTCAAGAAGCAGCAAtgggacattcagccccgtgagcctgttccaccatttaataacatcacggctgatctgatagtgaccgcaaatctgcatcccacctacacctgataacctgtcaataaccatggagaaaccgtggaaatgtggggactgtgggatgggattcaattacccgtctgaattggaaactcatcgacgtattcacactggggaaaggccattcacctgctccgtgtgtgggaagggattcactaagctatccaacctcatcacacaccagcatgttcatactgaccagagaccgtttaaatgtgctgactgtgagaagagctttaaaagcagaaaggatttactgatacatcaacgaactcacactggggagaggccgttcacctgctccgtgtgtgggaagggattcactctgtcacccCACCTCCTcaaacaccaacttgttcataatgatgagagaccgtttaaatgttctgactgtgagaagagctttaaaagcagaaaggatttactgatacaCGAACGtactcatactggggagaggccgttcacctgctcagtgtgtgggaagggattcactcggtcatccgaccTCCTGaaacatcaacttgttcacactgatcagagaccttttaaatgttctgactgtgaaaagagctttaaaagcagaaagaatTTACtgtcacatcaacgcactcacactggggagaggccattcacctgtctggaatgtgggaagggttttaatgatttgtcaaacctccggactcaccatcaggttcactctgaccagacaccgtttaaatgtgctgactgtgagaagaagtATAAAAGCAGAAagaatttactgatacatcaatgcactcacactggggagaggccattcagctgctccgtgtgtgggatgggatttactcagtcatcacTCCTCCTGAGCcatcaacttgttcatactgatcagaaaccttttaaatgtgctgactgtgagaagagctataaAAGCAGAAAGAATTTACTGatccatcaacgcactcacactggggagaggccattcacctgctccgtgtgtgggaagggattcatttgttcatcccagcttctgagacaccagcgagttcacactggacagagaccgtacacttgccccgtatgtgacaagaaattcactcagtcatcccacctgacttcacaccaacttgttcacactgaccagaaaccttttaaatgttctgactgtgaaaagagatttaaaagtaaactgaatctgctgaaacaccagcgagttcacacggaaacagaatcatagaatttacagtgcagaaggagggcattcggcccatcgcgtgcacCGGCCCtcgcaaagagcaccttacttaagccatacctccaacctaacccataaccccacctcaatttttggacactcagggtaatttagcatggccaatccatctaacccgtgacaaatgttgaattctttacccgtcagtctggtctcaataaaactcgagatggatttgtaggcatagtattatttattttaaaccaacttgcaagtctgactcgcttctcagggacacagaaccagtctcctggaccccttggaaacgaatgaggtagGATACAAAGGGATCTCtggaaatacattcaaatggcatcaagtttcacagacacgattcccataggtcatcctatgcccctcctgacctggccatacatcctaattggctcacttctcattccttaaccctggccacttgttacccagcatccttttctcctcctctaccagacacaccTCCCCTTCCttaccatgctttctgaaatcctttgtctgtgaactcactagaattagaccggcctacatctacattactataactaatatatttaaactaactattttatatcacatttgtcacccgcacatctttggactgtgggggggaaaccggagcacccggaggaaacccacacagacactgggacaacacgcagactccgcacagccagtgacccaagccgggaataaaaccagggaccttggagctgtgaagcaacagtgctagccactgtgctgccgtgtctcCCACACGTGGGAGCGGTACTGTGGCGAGGTTGTTCAACTGCTCCGTGCGTGGGAGGAGATTCATTCAGTCAAACAACCTAAACCGACATCAGCCAGCAAGTTCACAGGCATCAGCggggtttggattcagctgttgttgctgctgttagtcacatccaggactgaatgatgccttGACGTCTGATTCCAGTGAGGCGCCACAGTTTTCTGGTGTATATAATcagtgatttagacttaaatgcatactccaggattatacaaaagttgctcatgtgttttagacaatgagggagaaagccatggactgggtcaggtggacagaaaagtggtAAATGAAAATTTAGATAATGAGCCATTGGGAACGCACTTCAGTTAActcccgataaaaataaggtcactttaggggaatggaaaaaactgattggtggggaagtttaaaaaaaataaattcagacccaattattattattatttttccaatcaagtggcaatttagcctggccaatccacctaacctgcacatctttgggttgtggaggtgaaacccatgcagacacgtggagaatgtgcgaactccacacggacagtgacccagggccgggactcaaacccgggtcctcagcgctgcagtcccagtgcgaaccactgctccacgtgctgccttagctacaaataattctaataactttattgaacagttctcaaatggaaaggcacttgaccacattaaaactaaggatctgcaatagacgtttgatctagcaagtcatatttagggcaagattataaacagagggcattcatttaaagtgattagaaaaataagcaatgctgagcaaggctaggagagtgggcaaagtggcaggtggaatacaatgtggaaaagtgtgaggttatccactttggaaggagaaatggaggcatagactattttctaaatgggaaaatgctgaggaaatcacaagcacaaagggacttgggagtccttgttcaagattctcttcaggttaacgtgcaggtgcactgcagcctcacggcaccgagatcccagattcgatcccggctctgggtcactgtccatgtggagtttgcacattctccccgtgtttgcatgggtttcgctcccacaacccaaagatgtgcagggtaggtggatagggcacactaaattgccccttaattggaaaaatgaattgggaactccaaattttttttttaaatgtaaaaaaaaggttaacgtgcaggttcagtcggcagttaggaaggcaaatgcaatgtcttcAAGTCAAGAGGGCtataatacaagaccagggatgtacttctgaggttatataggggctggtttagcacactgggctaaatcgctggcatttgaagcagaccaaggcaggccagcagcacggttcaatttctgtaccagcctccccgaacaggcacggaatgtggtgactaggggcttttcacagtaacttcatttgaagcctacttgtgacaataagcaattttcattttcatttcatttaaggccctgatcagacctcatttggagtattttgagcagtttggggccccgtatctaatgaaggatgtgttggccttggaaagcgtccagaggaggtttacaagaatgatccctggaatgaagagcttgtcgtatgaggaacggttgaggactctgggtctgtactcgttggagtttagaaggatatgggggaatcttattaaaacttacgggatactgcgaggcctgggtagagtggacatggagaagatgtttccacttgtaggaaaaactagaagcagaggacacaatctcagacttaaagggcgatccttcaaaacagaggaagaaatcttacaacaccaggttaaagtccaaccggtttgtttcgactcactagcttcaggggcacagttccttcctcacGTCATGAGGAGGAATTCAaacagatgagaaatttcttcagccagagggcggtgaatctgtggaactctttgccacagaatgccgtggaggccaaatcactgagtgtcttgaagacagagatagataggttcttgattgatcaggggtatggggagaaggcagaatggggatgagaaaaatatcagccatgattgaatggcggagcagatccgatgggcctaattctgctcctatgtcatatgatgtgaagaaaaacattctgtgctgcgtgtgggatcatgaatgcactgctcgaaaatgtggcggaggcagattcaattgatgccttgaaaataattggacaactatctgtgactatcagatcagccatgagcttattaaatggtggagcagactgggctgaatagccaactccagctccttgctcatctgttcgtatcttttgaggagaaaaatatctgcagagttcagggccaatgacaggggattgtgactgttgcagaaagttggcacagatacaatttgttgagtgcctttgttttgtgctgtcacctttctatgccactgtgttatgagggaaatgcagagcaccaatgcaagagaggcagattgctccctcgatatggattggatttgtttattgtcacgcacaccgaggtacagtgaaaagtattattctgcgagcagctcaaacagatcatttcgtacatgaaaaagtaaactaaaaagaaaatacataatagggcaacacaaggtacacaatgtcaatatatagacaaaggcattgagtgaagcatacaggagtgtagtacta encodes:
- the LOC140406440 gene encoding uncharacterized protein, producing MEKPWKCGDCGMGFNYPSELETHRRIHTGERPFTCSVCGKGFTKLSNLITHQHVHTDQRPFKCADCEKSFKSRKDLLIHQRTHTGERPFTCSVCGKGFTLSPHLLKHQLVHNDERPFKCSDCEKSFKSRKDLLIHERTHTGERPFTCSVCGKGFTRSSDLLKHQLVHTDQRPFKCSDCEKSFKSRKNLLSHQRTHTGERPFTCLECGKGFNDLSNLRTHHQVHSDQTPFKCADCEKKYKSRKNLLIHQCTHTGERPFSCSVCGMGFTQSSLLLSHQLVHTDQKPFKCADCEKSYKSRKNLLIHQRTHTGERPFTCSVCGKGFICSSQLLRHQRVHTGQRPYTCPVCDKKFTQSSHLTSHQLVHTDQKPFKCSDCEKRFKSKLNLLKHQRVHTETES